The Brassica napus cultivar Da-Ae chromosome C7, Da-Ae, whole genome shotgun sequence genome has a segment encoding these proteins:
- the LOC125589835 gene encoding rRNA 2'-O-methyltransferase fibrillarin-like, which translates to MSGIGRSVKGRGGGRGASRGGGRGATRGASQAGGVCSSSRRIYFASNPSTSNSRDSVSAPENSPPSETLHQSPPVSASSPTRDGSSSPTEQHPHQTQNPHPPPPQNPMTLDDLLAIPGRENHLPVLSLVPKEGSTWFDRDGGKLTRKISKLLW; encoded by the exons ATGTCTGGAATTGGTAGATCAGTGAAAGGTCGCGGTGGTGGTCGTGGTGCGAGTCGCGGTGGTGGTCGTGGTGCCACTCGTGGTGCGAGTCAAGCTGGTGGCGTTTGTAGCTCTTCCAGAAGAATTTACTTCGCCTCGAACCCTAGCACTTCTAATTCAAGAGACTCCGTGTCTGCCCCGGAGAATTCACCGCCGTCAGAGACTCTGCATCAGTCCCCACCCGTGTCTGCTTCTTCACCGACTCGTGATGGTTCTTCTTCCCCGACGGAACAGCACCCGCATCAAACTCAAAACCCACATCCTCCTCCCCCTCAAAATCCGATGACTTTGGATGACCTGCTTGCAATTCCTGGACGTGAAAACCATCTTCCAGTCTTATCTCTAGTTCCAAAAGAGGGAAGTACTTG GTTTGATCGTGATGGTGGGAAGCTGACTCGAAAAATCTCAAAGCTCTTGTGGTGA